The genomic window ATTATGACTTGTGGGCAGAGTTTTCAAATATGCCTATTTACGGAACTAGTGGAGGGCATGACTGCCTTATATCCGGGCTGAAAAAGAAAGGGCGCCAATGCTTTGCTGAATTGGTTGACCCATATTGGGGGCATAAGCAGGTATACCTTGTGCCGCTTGACAGATTAATCAAAGCGATGCAAAAAGAAAACTCTCCGCCTCCTGCCAGGGAAAGAGGCATAGTAGTTATCACAGGAAGGCCGTCCTAAGCAGACTTTTGAAACTTCCTGGCAAAGCATATCATCAGGAGGGCGCATATGATAAACAGCACCACCCTGACAGCAAATATCCAGGAAAATCCCAGATGCTCCATGATAAGCCCTCCTGAAAACGAGCCTATTACACTGGCGATAAATGCATTATTGGTGACGAAGGCAATGTCACGGCCATTATTCTTTCCAGCAGAATCGAAAATCATCTTCGTGACGGCAGTGGAGCCAAGCCCAAATGCTGCTGCCTGAAGAAAGAGAACACCTGCCGCAGCGAATGGGCTTTGATTAAATACCAAAAATACATTGACCGGAATTATCAAAGCAAACGTGGAAGCGTATAAAAGCCCGGGGTGGAATCGGTCAGCAAATTTTCCAAAAAAGAGCTGGGATAGGTAATAGCCGCACCACATAAAGCCAATCAAAAATCCGATAAGCCCTGCATCAGCTCCAAGATGCTTGAAATAAAGCGGAAAGCCAAAAGCAGTAATGGTCTGCCCTGCAATGTTCGAGATAAGAAGCACCAGGAAGAGGAACTTTATTTTCCAGGGAATACTTCCAAAGTCAAAGGCCTTCGAGATGCCTGAAGGCCTGCCACCGGATTTCGGTTTGGGCTTCTTAACCGTTTCCCTAAAGCCCATCGCCAAGAGAACAGAAAACATGCCAAAAAGGGCGCAGACAAGAAAAAGGTTTCGGTAGCCAAGCCATAGCAGAAGAACACCCCCCAAAGCCATAGCAGCGACTACGGCCATGCCAGCAATCCCATTGTAACGGCCAGCAAGCTGCCCACGCTTGTTTTTCGGCATGATGTCCGACAGGTATGCCCCAGAAGACGCACTTGATATCGCAAGGTATGACGACCAGAGGAGAGACGCAATTGTAAACTCCCAGGATTTAGTGAAAAAGGCAATTGCAATAAAATATGCCGAAAAGAGCACCGAGGAAAGTACGAGGTACGCCTTCCGCCCAACCGCATCCGAATGGGTGCCCACAAAATAATTGAGAACAAGCCCCAGAACCGGACCGATTGCAAAGATGGCGCCAATCTCCGCGTAGCTTATCCCAAGCCCCTGAAGATAAAGCGGAAAAGTTACCGAAGCGATTCCCGCTGGAATAGAAAGCACAATCCCCCAGACAAGAAACTTTTGGAAATCGCCATTTGCCATAATATGCCAATCAAGAAAAGAAATCAGCCCCGTTGCAGATAATATGCCGCCATAATCATGCAGGAGAAAAACCCAATAACCCTGAATATGAAGATGCCCGAAAAGCCAAAATTGGACATTATGATGCCAGCAATAAATGAGCCAGCAATTGTTGCAAGGTAATAAGCATTTGATATGAATGCCATGTCACGCCCATTATTTCTTCCGACCGAGTCAAACTGCATCCTCATAATGGACACGTTATAAAACCCAAAAAAACCTGACTGAATTACCATCAGCAAAAAAACAAGGTAGAGGTTATTCACAAAAACCAGCACAAGATTAATAGGAACGATGATAAGCAGCGACCGGATAAATATCCTGCGCGGGTCATTGGAATCGGCAACCTTTCCAAATACAATCTGGGAACCGTAATTTACTGCCCAGGCGATGCCTATGAAAACACCCACCAAGCTCACGCTTGCGCCAAGGCTCTTGTAGAGGAGAGGGTAGCCAAACACGGTCAGGACATAGGTAGAAGTCATCCCAATAAACTGAAGCAAGAACATAAACTTTACCTCAAAAGGTATCTCCCTAAGATTGGAAATATTGTCCAAAAATCCTGTCTGGGCCTTCCTCCTTGTTTTTTTCTCTGAAAGCTTAAGTGACAGGAAAAAGCCGATGACTGAAAGGAGGGCACACGCAAAGAAAATATTCCGGTAGCTTAGGTAGGCAAGCAAAAACCCTGAGGAAAAGATTCCCAGTGCGTAGAAAGAGCCGGAAATGCCGCTCCAAAGGCCCATGTAATGGCCCCTCCGTTTTTTAGGCAGCTTGTCTGAAAGGTAAGACTGAGTGGAAGACGAGGAGAGGGCTGCCCCTGCAGAGTTTGCAAATGATGCAAAGACAAAATGCCAGACCTTTGAAGCAAATACCAGGATTGTATAATAGGCCAATTCTATTACCGAAGAAAGTGCTATATATGGCTTCCTGCCGACAAAATCCGAGTGAGCCCCGACCAGATAATTTATTATGAGGCCAAATATTGCCCCTGCCCGAATATAAAACCCATTCCCGAATAATCAATCCCAAGCTCTGCCAGGTAGAGCGGAAGAAGTACAGAAACAAGCCCAGCCGGGATAGAAGCAAGAACATTCCAGAACAAAAGTTTCCTGAAGTCGCCTTCCATAAATTACCTGCGAGAAAAAATGCCTGGCCAAAAGCCCATTAGAGAACCAAAAAGCCAAAAAAAGCATTCAAAGAATCTATCTGGGCACGTATGTGGGATATCTTGCCCCTGCCATTCCAACATTCTGGCACCTAAGCACCAGATTGCATCCAGAATCATATACTGGCCCGGTTTCTATGGCAGCGGAAAGCCCAAAAGAGCCCTGTGTTAAGTCCCTTCTCATAAATAAATCTTGCGCCAGAAGATATTCCCTAAAAACTGAATCGGCATTTGCCTAAAAAAGCGCTGAAATATGCAGGAATTCTACAATTCCTCTTCGACCTTAAGCTTGGGGTAGATTCCCATGGACATCATCTCATCCATGACGAGCTTGAAAGCGTAGCTCATCTTTACCCTCAGGATGTGGTCTGGCTTTCCGCAAAGAGGGCACTGAATGATTCCTTTTGGCTTGTTTTCGATTGCAACTGTCCCGCACTTCCTGCATACGGGTATCTCGGTTTCGTCAGAAGAGAACCTTTCCTTAAGCGCAAGCGCCGCTCCGTGAGCAAGAAGGCAATCTTTTTCCATCTCACCAAACCTGAGGCCGCCTTCCCTTGCCTTTCCTTCTGTCGGCTGCCTCGTGAGGATGGTTGTAGGGCCTCTCGCCCTCATGAAATACTTGTCTGTAACCATGTGGTAAAGCCGTTGGTAATAGCACGGGCCGATAAGGACTTTG from Candidatus Aenigmatarchaeota archaeon includes these protein-coding regions:
- a CDS encoding MFS transporter, which gives rise to MANGDFQKFLVWGIVLSIPAGIASVTFPLYLQGLGISYAEIGAIFAIGPVLGLVLNYFVGTHSDAVGRKAYLVLSSVLFSAYFIAIAFFTKSWEFTIASLLWSSYLAISSASSGAYLSDIMPKNKRGQLAGRYNGIAGMAVVAAMALGGVLLLWLGYRNLFLVCALFGMFSVLLAMGFRETVKKPKPKSGGRPSGISKAFDFGSIPWKIKFLFLVLLISNIAGQTITAFGFPLYFKHLGADAGLIGFLIGFMWCGYYLSQLFFGKFADRFHPGLLYASTFALIIPVNVFLVFNQSPFAAAGVLFLQAAAFGLGSTAVTKMIFDSAGKNNGRDIAFVTNNAFIASVIGSFSGGLIMEHLGFSWIFAVRVVLFIICALLMICFARKFQKSA
- a CDS encoding MFS transporter gives rise to the protein MRAGAIFGLIINYLVGAHSDFVGRKPYIALSSVIELAYYTILVFASKVWHFVFASFANSAGAALSSSSTQSYLSDKLPKKRRGHYMGLWSGISGSFYALGIFSSGFLLAYLSYRNIFFACALLSVIGFFLSLKLSEKKTRRKAQTGFLDNISNLREIPFEVKFMFLLQFIGMTSTYVLTVFGYPLLYKSLGASVSLVGVFIGIAWAVNYGSQIVFGKVADSNDPRRIFIRSLLIIVPINLVLVFVNNLYLVFLLMVIQSGFFGFYNVSIMRMQFDSVGRNNGRDMAFISNAYYLATIAGSFIAGIIMSNFGFSGIFIFRVIGFFSCMIMAAYYLQRG